A genomic region of Paenibacillus sp. PL2-23 contains the following coding sequences:
- a CDS encoding glycoside hydrolase family 125 protein, translating to MEQFRLPKIQMPHLPLPEAVQAVLEEAREKLAHRPKLLNQFLNCFPNTLETTTKLLDDGTTFVITGDIPACWLRDSVEQVIHYVPLAERDPELQRIIGGLIKRHVQYIAIDPYANAFNESANDWHWNTTDVTDMGPWVWERKFELDSACFTIRLAYTYWKATGLTDIFDSGFKSMLRTILDLWKTEQRHGELSPYRFTRNNGIATDSMRNSGMGMPVNYTGMIWSGFRSSDDACDFHYNIPANMFAVVSLRQMQEFAEWIFRDMALLTELKELEEEVNHGIQLYGIYRHPEFGPIYAYETDGFGNYCLMDDAGTPGLLSIPYLGYVSADDPIYRNTRRFALSKENPFYFEGKAARGIGSPHTPDGYVWHMALSMQGLTAETTEEKLEMLSLLEATDADTGYMHEGFNADDPSQFTRSWFAWSNSLFSQLVYKAMKDNLL from the coding sequence ATGGAACAATTCCGATTACCAAAAATTCAGATGCCGCATTTGCCGCTGCCAGAAGCGGTTCAGGCCGTGCTGGAGGAGGCTCGCGAGAAGCTTGCCCACCGGCCGAAGCTGTTGAATCAATTCCTCAATTGCTTCCCCAATACGCTGGAGACAACCACAAAGCTGCTGGACGACGGCACGACCTTCGTCATTACGGGCGATATCCCGGCGTGCTGGCTGCGAGACTCCGTGGAGCAGGTCATTCATTATGTGCCTTTGGCGGAGAGAGATCCGGAGCTTCAGCGCATCATTGGCGGTCTGATTAAGCGCCATGTGCAATATATAGCCATAGATCCTTATGCCAATGCGTTCAACGAATCCGCCAACGACTGGCATTGGAACACCACAGACGTTACAGATATGGGACCGTGGGTTTGGGAGCGCAAGTTCGAGCTGGATTCCGCTTGCTTCACGATCCGGCTGGCCTATACGTACTGGAAGGCAACAGGACTGACGGATATCTTCGACAGCGGGTTTAAGTCGATGCTGCGCACCATTCTAGACCTATGGAAGACAGAGCAGCGCCATGGAGAGCTGTCTCCGTACCGCTTCACGCGCAATAACGGCATTGCGACGGATTCTATGCGGAACAGCGGCATGGGGATGCCGGTCAACTATACCGGCATGATCTGGTCCGGCTTCCGCTCCAGCGACGACGCTTGCGACTTCCACTACAATATTCCTGCCAATATGTTCGCTGTAGTGTCGCTGCGCCAGATGCAGGAGTTCGCGGAGTGGATCTTCCGCGATATGGCGCTGCTGACTGAGCTGAAGGAGCTGGAGGAAGAGGTTAACCATGGCATTCAACTCTATGGCATCTATCGCCATCCGGAATTTGGTCCCATCTATGCGTACGAAACAGACGGCTTCGGCAATTATTGTCTCATGGACGACGCCGGCACGCCTGGACTGCTGTCGATTCCTTATCTTGGCTATGTATCCGCGGATGATCCCATCTACCGCAATACGAGAAGGTTCGCGCTGAGCAAGGAGAACCCTTTTTACTTTGAAGGCAAGGCTGCTCGCGGTATTGGCAGTCCTCATACGCCGGACGGGTATGTGTGGCATATGGCGCTGTCCATGCAGGGCCTGACCGCCGAGACGACGGAGGAGAAGCTGGAGATGCTGTCCTTGCTGGAAGCGACCGATGCCGATACGGGTTATATGCACGAGGGCTTCAACGCAGATGATCCATCCCAGTTCACGCGCAGCTGGTTCGCATGGTCGAACAGCCTGTTCTCACAGCTTGTCTATAAAGCAATGAAGGATAATCTGCTATGA